TGAAAAAAGTATATTTTGCTTTCTTTCATCGTTAATAGAAAATCCGTTCCATATACAGTCTATGTTTCCGGTGTTCAACTCCAGGTCCTTTGAATCCCAGTTAATAGGCTGAAGCGTAAGCTTTACACCTAAACGTGCTGCAACTTCCTTTGCAAGATCTATGTCATATCCTACTATATTATTGTCTTCATCTCTGAATCCCATAGGAGGAAAACTCTCGTCCAAGCCCAGTACAAGCTCACCCTTTTCCTTAACCTTGTCCCATGACTGATCTACAGCCGTAGTGCTTGAAGCAGCTGTGCTTTCACCAGCTGTACTTGAACTTTTTGAAGATTCTCCCGGAGCTCCGCAACCTGCAACTAAAAATGTCAATGCCATAGCGCAGGCCAAAGCCTTGATTATCCTACCTTTTTTCACAAAAACCAATCCCTTCAAATAAAATAATGTTTTACTTTTTTCTTTTTCTCTCTATTTCGATTTTCTTCTACATATCATTTTACTTCATAACTTTATTAAAGTAAAGCAATAAGTTAATAAATTTTTCTGGAATTTATTAACTGAAAATAAATTGCTAGGATATGTTGGGGTTGTACTGCATAGATTTAAATAATAGATACTTGTCTTTCATTAAACGGTTAAGAGGTGACTTTATTTGGCTAGAACCAAGTTCTTTAAAATAATAATGTGTTTCGGTTTAATAGTTTGTATCCTTGCCGGGTCGACTGCAATATTACTGAGGGATAACACAGGTCAGGTGTTATCGGTGAGTAACGAGGGCTATATAAAATGGGTGGAATACAATGTTCCTTATGAAGCGATGGAGAAGGCACTAAGCATGGATGTAAAGTCCCATGAAAAACCTGTACAGCTTCACTGGGTCGAAATGCTGGCATATATTGCTACCAAATATGGTGGGAACTTTAAAAAATATAAAGCGAAAGATTTGGATGAACTTGCAGACAAACTGAATAAGGGGCAAACAATGGAACAACTCACTGCAAATATGAAGCATTACAACTATTTTTATCAGGCTTATGATGCTATCCTTGGTAACTTTGTAGGTGAATATGACATTCAGGTAAAAGACCCTAATAACAGTGAAAAAACAATTTGGCAGAAGAAGTACGGTTTAAAGGTCTTTTCCCCTATTGCCAGAGGTTACAGCTTTAGTCATTACGACGATTTTGGCAGTAGCCGTTCTTTTGGCTTTTCCAGAAAGCACTTGGGCAACGACCTCATGGGTTCTATAGGAACTCCTATTATGGCGGTGGAATCCGGTATTGTAGAGGTAATGGGCTGGAATATGTACGGGGGCTGGAGAATTGGCATCCGCAGCTTTGACCAGAAAAGATACTATTACTATGCGCATTTGAGAAAAGACAGGCCATTTCATGCAGACCTCTATGAAGGAAAGATTGTGAAGGCCGGAGATGTTATAGGATATCTTGGAATGACCGGCTATAGCACACGTGAAAATGTTAACAACATTACCACACCTCATCTACATTTTGGTATGCAGCTTATTTTTGATGAATCTCAAAAAGAAAGCAATAATGAAATCTGGATTGATGTATACAATATTGTAAACCTTCTTCAAAAGAATCGTTCAGCCGTTACAAAGGACGAAGAAACCCGTGATTTCTACCGTACTTATGATATTATCGAGCCGAATATGAACTACCACTTCTAAAATTTTATATAAATTGGAGGTCTTTAAATGTATGAATTGTTTAATAAAAAATTAATTAAATATATTCTACTTGTTTTTGCAGTAATTTTAATTCTGATACTGCCTTTGGCCCTTATCCTGTCTGCTACAACCAACGTTTTTGATGATGCACTTGAAAGCTTGGGAAAAGAAAATGGAATCAGAGTACCCATAGTAATGTACCACGGGACAATTCCAAAATCCAAGGACTTGGGCAAATTTGTGATTACTCCTACAGAACTGGAAAGCGATATTAAATATCTTAAAGACAGTGGGTATACTTCAATTACAATGAATGACCTTATAAACTATGTATATAATGACGGAGAACTTCCATCTAAGCCTGTTATGCTGACCTTTGATGACGGATATTATAATAATTATATATATGCAACGCCAATTCTTAAAAACTATGAAATGAAAGCCGTTATATCCGTTGTAGGAGAGTTTACCGAAGCATCCACCAAAATACCGGAAAACAATGTGCAGTATTCCTATGTAACATGGGAACAAATTAAAAATATGAATGATTCAGGAATTTATGAGGTACAAAACCATACATATAATCTCCACAGCTACGGCAAAAAGAGAATGGGGGCTAAAAAAAACAGGGGTGAATCTATTGAAGCCTACAAAACCCTTTTATATTCAGACGTTGGGCTTCTTCAGCAAAAACTGAAGGAATCTGCAGGTATTGAGCCAAATACATTTACATATCCATTTGGCTATATCAGCAATGATTCAATTCCTATTTTAAAAGAAATGGGTTTTAAGGCAACTTTGTCTTGTGCTGAAGGTATTAATATCATTAACAGGAATAAAAAAGATATTCTTTACGGCTTAAAGAGAAAAAACCGCCCCCACGGAGTTTCTACAGAAAGTTTCTTTAAAAAATTCTGCCCCTAGATACCCATTTTTTCTTCCAGTGGTGTATAATTATCAAGGCAGAAGCCACATTTTTTAAAGAATCAGGAGATTAATCACATATGAGTATTTTTGAAGCACTAATGCTTTTGAGTTTCGGTGCAGCATGGCCAGCTCAGATATACA
This region of Clostridium sp. BNL1100 genomic DNA includes:
- a CDS encoding polysaccharide deacetylase family protein; amino-acid sequence: MYELFNKKLIKYILLVFAVILILILPLALILSATTNVFDDALESLGKENGIRVPIVMYHGTIPKSKDLGKFVITPTELESDIKYLKDSGYTSITMNDLINYVYNDGELPSKPVMLTFDDGYYNNYIYATPILKNYEMKAVISVVGEFTEASTKIPENNVQYSYVTWEQIKNMNDSGIYEVQNHTYNLHSYGKKRMGAKKNRGESIEAYKTLLYSDVGLLQQKLKESAGIEPNTFTYPFGYISNDSIPILKEMGFKATLSCAEGINIINRNKKDILYGLKRKNRPHGVSTESFFKKFCP
- a CDS encoding M23 family metallopeptidase; the encoded protein is MARTKFFKIIMCFGLIVCILAGSTAILLRDNTGQVLSVSNEGYIKWVEYNVPYEAMEKALSMDVKSHEKPVQLHWVEMLAYIATKYGGNFKKYKAKDLDELADKLNKGQTMEQLTANMKHYNYFYQAYDAILGNFVGEYDIQVKDPNNSEKTIWQKKYGLKVFSPIARGYSFSHYDDFGSSRSFGFSRKHLGNDLMGSIGTPIMAVESGIVEVMGWNMYGGWRIGIRSFDQKRYYYYAHLRKDRPFHADLYEGKIVKAGDVIGYLGMTGYSTRENVNNITTPHLHFGMQLIFDESQKESNNEIWIDVYNIVNLLQKNRSAVTKDEETRDFYRTYDIIEPNMNYHF